Part of the Roseobacter litoralis Och 149 genome, TGTTGGGGTTTTTCATCCCGTTCTGCATGAAATACATGCCCGCTGCCTGCAAATCTTTTGAGGCAGCTTTCAGCGGCTCCAGAAACGCGCGGTCATACTCCGCGTCTTGTCCTGCGTTGTCCTTGATATAGGTTTTAACCAGATCAAAGAACGCCATCACATGCTTGCCACCGTCCTGCGCGAGCTTGCGCCCGACGAGATCGAGTGCCTGAACGCCGTTGGCCCCTTCATAGATCATGGCGATCCGCGCATCACGGGTGAACTGGGACATGCCCCATTCCTCGATGTAGCCGTGCCCGCCATAGACCTGCTGCGCCTTGATGGTCATGTCATAGCCCTGATCGGTCAGGAACCCCTTGATCACCGGCGTCAGCAGCGAAACGAGACCGTCTGCATCCTTGTCATGTGATCGATGTGCCGCGTCGATCATTGTGGCCCCCCAGAGCATGAAAGCGCGCGCCCCTTCGACAAAGCTCTTTTGATCCATGAGGGAGCGACGGATGTCAGGATGTACGATCAGCGGGTCGGCGGGACCGTCCGGGTTCTTTTCACCGGTCACATCGCGCCCCTGCAGCCGGTCCTTGGCGTATTCCAGCGCGTTTTGATACGCGGCTGCGGCCTGACTCATGCCTTGCATGCCCACGCCCAGACGCGCTTCGTTCATCATGGTGAACATGGCGCGCATGCCCTTGTGCTCTTCGCCCAACAGGTAGCCCGTCGCGCCATCGTAGTTCATCACGCAGGTGGAGTTGCCGTGGATGCCCATCTTTTCTTCGATCTTACCCACGGCAACAGCGTTGCGCTCTCCGAGGGAGCCGTCATCTTTAACGATGAATTTGGGCACGATGAACAGCGACACACCTTTGATGCCCTCGGGGCCGCCGGGTATTTTGGCCAGCACAAGGTGAATGATGTTGCTGGACATGTCGTGTTCGCCCGCCGAGATGAAGATCTTTTGCCCGGTCAGGGTGTAGCTACCGTCGGCTTGTGGTTCCGCCTTGGTGCGCATCAGGCCCAGATCCGTACCGCAATGCGGTTCGGTCAGATTCATCGTCCCGGTCCATTCACAGGATACCATGTTCGGCAGATAGGTCTCTTTTTGTGCCTGCGACCCATGCGCCAGAATGGCCGAGGCTGCACCATGCGTCAGCCCCTGATACATCGTGAACGCCATGTTGGAGGAGGAAAACATCTCTCCCACGGCGGTGCCGATGACACAGGGCATATTCTGCCCGCCGTATTCCTCGGGCATATCAAGGCCCGGCCAGCCGCCTTCGCGGACCTGATCAAACGCAGCCTTGAAGCCGGTGGGCGTGCGCACCACACCGTTTTCCAGGGTGCAGCCTTCCGTGTCGCCTACCGTGTTCAGCGGCGCGAGCACGCCGGTCGCGAGCTTGCCCGCCTCCTCCAGAATGGCAGAGGTAAAATCCGCCTCGAGGTCTTCATACCCCGGAATAGGTTGTCTGACGACATTCAGCACATTGTGCAGTACGAACTGCATATCTTTGGTTGGCGCGGTGTAGCTTGGCATTTTTTCTCTCCCTGAAAACTGCGGGTATCGGGTCGTTTACTGGGCGGCGTCTTTATGCTCGAGCATGGATTCAACCATGTCTTCGCCCCATTTCAATTGCTCGGTCAGATCAGCGATCGCGTCATTCAACTCGTCCCGGCGCAGGATCAGATCGTCGAGGCGGTCGCGCGCCACTTCGATTGCGCGGCTCAACTGCGTCTGCTGCTGGTCGCCCATGTCATAGAGATCGAGCAACTGGCGGATCTCTTCAAGGCTGAATCCAAACCGCTTTCCGCGCAGGATAAGTTTGAGACGCGCCCGATCACGTCGCGTGAACAGGCGTTTTTGTCCCTCTCGGATCGGGAATAAAAGCTCTTTGGCTTCATAAAACCGCAGGGTGCGGGGTGTGACATCAAAGACGTCGCACATTTGGCGGATTGTCATATTTTCTTGTGTCATCTTTACCATCATTTTTCGTCAGAATGATCCAAACCTAAGAACGTGTGCTGGTGCTACAATAGGAGCACAGGTTTACGTAACCGAGACGTTGCGTCACTTTAGGAGCGCTTTGATTTCCCGTTAAGCGGCATTTCTTTGCAGTTTTTTCTATTATGTGTTGAAATGCGTTATTGGAAACTGCAATTCAACGACCTCTGGTTTGTGAAGGAAAAAGCGTCAATGGCTGAATTTCGGACGTTGAATGATTTTGTATCCTGCTGTCGCGACACTAAAAGTGTGACCGATCTTTGGCGCAATGCGTTGGATTTCTTCTATGCGCGAAAAATAAAAATGGTCAGCTATCATAGTGATGATGCGCAACTGCCGGGGTCCAAACCTCTGGGTATTGTTTCGGATGGCTTTCCTGAGGGATGGGTTTGCGAATACCTGGAGTCGGAGCTTTTTCGGGTTGATCCTATTCCACAACTGGCGTCGATTTTGTCTCGACCGTTTCGCTGGTCAGAAGCGCCTAAGTTGATGCGGCTTTCCCAAGAAGGCGAACGGTATATGCAAACTCTTGCCGACTCCGGGCTTGGTGACGGGGTGGCAATGCAGGTCTATGGCCCCAATATGCGCAATGCCTATGTCGGACTGGGCTTTGGCGAGCATGATCCAAACCTGACATCGGACGAAATATTTGAACTGCAATGTGCTGCACAGATCGCGCATATTCGATATTGCGAATTGACTGAATACCGCCAGCGCACGGCTGATACCTTGTCGCCACGTGAAGTCGAAATACTGCAGTGGATTGCACGCGGTAAGAGCAATTCTGTTATCGCCGAAATCCTCGGTATATCGCGGCACACGGTGGACACGATCACCCGACGTATTTTTGAAAAACTGGATGTGAACGACAGAACGACAGCGGCCATTCGCGGTTTGGGGTCCGGGCTGGTTCGACACAGGCGGGGTGCCGTAGTGTAACGTAGTCGCGTGACAGACGCGCCATTGCCACCGGTATAGAGAGGCGTTTCTAGTATACGGTGAGTGGATTAATTATGAAAACCGAGAAAAAAATAGCCCAAATTGTATTCTGCGCTGCGGATACAGTAACGGGAGCCAATATTCCTGATGCCCCGCGTGAGAGTTCGATAAGGCTGCGCCAAGCTGCCAAGCTGGTCGAATCAACGGCGTACGATTCGGCGGGGGATCATCCGACGTCGGTGGTGTCCCAGTTGATCATGGCTGCTGCTAATCTGGAAAGGCTGGCGCAGGCTTTGGAGCGCAATGGCGAATGCCCTTAGCGTTTTAAAGCGGCTGCCGTGGTATCGCGCAGCCGCTTTAATTCCGCGATGGCGTCATCGAGCTGGGCGCGCTCTTCTGCCAACTGCGCCAACTGACCGTCGGCAAGCGCGATCCATTTGCGCATCTGCGCGTCGGTGCCCTCATTCTCATAGATCAAAAGCCACTGCCGGATATCTTCGAGCTGAAAGCCGAATTTCCGACCGCGCAGGATCAGCTTCATCCGTGCGCGTTCGCGCGGTCCGTAAAAACGTGAGCGTCCTTCACGATCTGGCTGCAGCAGTTCAATATACTCATAATAGCGCAGCGTGCGCGGTGTGACGTCGAATTCGGCGCACATCTCTTTGAACGTCAAGCGGTCCGATGTCATTGCGGCTCTCTCCCTTGGGTTCAGGCTAGGGCGCAAAAGACGCGAGCGCAACACTCCCCCTTGCTCTTGGTGACACACTGCTGTGATAAAGGAGCCCAGACACACAGGACCAACGAGGCGGAGCCGGAGATGGCGGAGAAAGATGCAATCGCAAGGCAATTCGTGGAGGCGATTCCGCATAGTAAAGCTCTGGGCATGCGGCTGACGGACATGGGCGACGGGATGGCAGCGATTGAAATGCCATATGATCCGAAACTGGTCGGCGATCCTGAAACCGGCGTGATCCATGGAGGCGCGGTTTCTGCGCTTATGGATACGTGCTGCGGGGCGGCAGTGATGTGCCATCCCGATAACGGGGGCGGCACCGCAACGATTGATTTGCGGATCGACTACATGCGTGCCGCGACGCCGGGTCAGAAAATCACAGCGCAGGCGGTATGCTATCACATGACAAGGACTGTGGCCTTTGTCAGGGCGACCGCCACAGACGAAGATACAGAAAACCCCGTGGCCGCTGCCACCGGCGCGTTTATGGTGGAGAACAGACGATGAGAGCCCCACGGCGTGCCCCCGAACCGGTTCAGGTCATCAAGCAAAGACGGGATGCGACGCTGCGTGCTCTGGTAGATGGCGTGCCCTATATCCAATTTCTCGGCATTGAGTTCGAGCGGCGCG contains:
- a CDS encoding acyl-CoA dehydrogenase C-terminal domain-containing protein is translated as MPSYTAPTKDMQFVLHNVLNVVRQPIPGYEDLEADFTSAILEEAGKLATGVLAPLNTVGDTEGCTLENGVVRTPTGFKAAFDQVREGGWPGLDMPEEYGGQNMPCVIGTAVGEMFSSSNMAFTMYQGLTHGAASAILAHGSQAQKETYLPNMVSCEWTGTMNLTEPHCGTDLGLMRTKAEPQADGSYTLTGQKIFISAGEHDMSSNIIHLVLAKIPGGPEGIKGVSLFIVPKFIVKDDGSLGERNAVAVGKIEEKMGIHGNSTCVMNYDGATGYLLGEEHKGMRAMFTMMNEARLGVGMQGMSQAAAAYQNALEYAKDRLQGRDVTGEKNPDGPADPLIVHPDIRRSLMDQKSFVEGARAFMLWGATMIDAAHRSHDKDADGLVSLLTPVIKGFLTDQGYDMTIKAQQVYGGHGYIEEWGMSQFTRDARIAMIYEGANGVQALDLVGRKLAQDGGKHVMAFFDLVKTYIKDNAGQDAEYDRAFLEPLKAASKDLQAAGMYFMQNGMKNPNNALSGSYDFMHMFGHVCLALMWAKMGKAAQDALAAGASDTAFYETKLATGRYYMARQLPATALHLSRIQSGADTVMALDAANF
- a CDS encoding MerR family transcriptional regulator — its product is MTQENMTIRQMCDVFDVTPRTLRFYEAKELLFPIREGQKRLFTRRDRARLKLILRGKRFGFSLEEIRQLLDLYDMGDQQQTQLSRAIEVARDRLDDLILRRDELNDAIADLTEQLKWGEDMVESMLEHKDAAQ
- a CDS encoding LuxR family transcriptional regulator, whose amino-acid sequence is MAEFRTLNDFVSCCRDTKSVTDLWRNALDFFYARKIKMVSYHSDDAQLPGSKPLGIVSDGFPEGWVCEYLESELFRVDPIPQLASILSRPFRWSEAPKLMRLSQEGERYMQTLADSGLGDGVAMQVYGPNMRNAYVGLGFGEHDPNLTSDEIFELQCAAQIAHIRYCELTEYRQRTADTLSPREVEILQWIARGKSNSVIAEILGISRHTVDTITRRIFEKLDVNDRTTAAIRGLGSGLVRHRRGAVV
- a CDS encoding MerR family transcriptional regulator: MTSDRLTFKEMCAEFDVTPRTLRYYEYIELLQPDREGRSRFYGPRERARMKLILRGRKFGFQLEDIRQWLLIYENEGTDAQMRKWIALADGQLAQLAEERAQLDDAIAELKRLRDTTAAALKR
- a CDS encoding PaaI family thioesterase, with amino-acid sequence MAEKDAIARQFVEAIPHSKALGMRLTDMGDGMAAIEMPYDPKLVGDPETGVIHGGAVSALMDTCCGAAVMCHPDNGGGTATIDLRIDYMRAATPGQKITAQAVCYHMTRTVAFVRATATDEDTENPVAAATGAFMVENRR